DNA from Aegilops tauschii subsp. strangulata cultivar AL8/78 unplaced genomic scaffold, Aet v6.0 ptg001322l_obj, whole genome shotgun sequence:
CGGCGAGAGGTAAGGGGGTAAGAGCATCTCCAAAAGCCGCGCAACGCGCGACGCGTTAAAAGTCAGAATACAGCGCCGGGTGAGCCAGGTTTTGCGCGCGGCGGTGCGCTGGCTCCAGCGGTCGCCGCAAAATAAAGCGCGCCCGAGCCGCTCCAGCAGGCGCGCTATATTTTATAGAAATGCGTACATAGTTCAGTCTTCTCCTACAATACATAGTCCATAGTACATAGTTCTACGATACATAAATAAAACGAAAAACTACTACTACTCGTCATTCTCCGACTCGGACTCtgcctcggtgatgtcctcctcagACGTTGGAGCGTAGGCGTCAAGGAACCGCTCGTCGCGGGAGTCCCAGGACTACGCATCTTCTAGCGCGATGTTGTATTTAGCGACCGCCTTTCGCGTTCGCTTGTCCTCgtgataggcggctcgctccttcctcctctcctccctccccGCCCTCCTCTCGGTGAAGAACTGTTCCTCATTGATAATATCTTGCGGGAAGCGTTGCCTCCAcaacgccatggcttcctcgtccatctcggccaGGCTAAGACAGCGCTCCCGCCTCCGGTTTTTGCgccgatcctcgtcggtgataagccgcgggAAAGGAGCCAACTCATGTGCCCGCTCCGGCGTCGCCACGTCAGTGAAGTTCATGTCCCAACGGGACCGtcggaggcgccacgccgcagcgtcgtacgcgcgggcacCGTCCTGGGCGGTGTCGAAGGTTCCGAGGCCGAGGCGCACGCCACCGCCCAACCGGATCGAGGCGGAGTATGTGCCGGACGGACGCACGCGGACGCCGCGGTAACCCGAACCTCCCCGGCGGCGAGGCGGCATGATGGCGCGGTGGTGTCGTGTCGGCGGCGAGGAGAGAAAGCGCTAGAGGGAGCGAGAGAGAGTGGCAGAGGGCGCCGCAATTTATAGGCGCGCCGAACGCGGTGCGCCAAATCTAGCGTGCGGGCTGCCGccttttcccgcgcgcgcgcaaTCGTTTCCCGCCACCGCTGGAGCGCGCGAAAACGTCCCGCACGTGCTAAAAGCCCAGTTTACCGCGAGCGCGTCTTTTGGCGCGGCTGTTGAAGATGCTTTAAATGGAGGAGAAAGATAAGTTGCGGGCGAGAAAAGTCGCGGAGAAAAGATATGACTGGGAGAGATATGGATGCGGTGTGTGTGGGACCGAGCAAATGACTCGGTAGATAATACTAAGAGTTTTCCTAAACAATAAATAGGCTTGTATCTCATGAGATTTACGACACTCAGTTTTAGTATCAACCCCGGCAGCGgcaaaaaataaatataaaaataTAAGTACGTACCAAAAGACAAGTACTCATAATCATCTTTGTCTTCATTTTTTGTGCAGAGACTCACTCCTATTGCAAAGCTTCTCATTACATTGGTAGGAGTTGTAATTGCATTTCAACCTGCTAGTGCTATCAAGATTCCTGAGAGTATTAATGGGTATGaacctcttttttttgtttttattttcctTATACTAAATGCATAAATACAAGTATACAGTATGCGAATATTTCATGGCCTTTAGTAATTAGTTCTTTTTTAATTGGCAGAGTGCCACTTATTGGGATGGAAGCGGATCTAGAGGACTATGCTAGGTTGGCTCGGGAAGGACGTCGAGTAGCCAAAATGCGCTCGCCATTTACCATGTCAAGGGAAGGTCTGCCTGTGCTTGAAAATCAGACTGGAGTTGCAAAACCACCGCCGGCCTGGTTATATAACAAGATTGTAAATGGCCATGATCAGGTGGTATTTCTGATTAGAAGCGATAACCTGTATATCGGTGGATACATAAATCCCCAAGGAATTATCCATTCATTCGCCGAATATTCAAGTATGCTCCCCGGATCCATTTCTCTAGGAATCGGTGGAAGTTATAGAGACCTAGTTGGTCGTAGGTCAAACCTTGCAAACCTTGATCTAGGCAAAAGGGCAATGAAGAGAGCTTTGAAGATTCTTTCTCGGTACAAACATGGAGTCAGCGACTTCTTTCAGATGACAACTTCACTGGCAAGGTACTCTGTAGTATTATGTGAGGCACAGAGGTTCACGGAGATTCATGAATCTTTACTTGATAAATGGAACTCAAGGACTGGATACTATATTCAGCGGCCTAAGGAGCTCTTAGTTAGCTGGGCTTCACTGTCGTGTGGTGTGCTGGAGAAGTGGAAACCCACCCTCAAATATGGTAAAACCTATTATTATGAGACATTGTGGAACTATGACAATGTACGGTTCAAACTTAGAACATCAAAAACAGGAGCTCCATATCTCTTGAGACTGCTGATAAAGGGCAAAAGATGCCAGGATAGCATAATGGGCTGGGGCCACCGCCCTTAGGTATGCAGGCAAGTATTTTTCTTTCGTTTTATTCATACCATGCAATTTACAATGCTGAATTGGATACTCTGCCCACCATTAGTACCATGAACTTTCCTGGGGTTTTAGATCCATGACAGCAGCCTTGAGCTGAATGTGCTTTTGTTGAACTACAGGTGTGGAGAAGGGCAAGATGGAGTGCAGTGATGGAGTGCTACCCCTCCTCTGGATCTGAAGCCTAATAAGGAATAAATAAAAAGCTACAACACATGGAGTTGACTTGGTTCCTAACTCCATGCTGAATAAATATTCTTCTGGGATGTTACCCTGCCAAGTTGTGTTGAACATGTATTAAAGCATAGGGGCACTTATATCTCCcctaataataataattaaaccGGGTACTTGTCTCCCCAAACTCTGGTTTTTCAGTTGGTTCGGTTGGCATGGCACGGCTCGCCGATTTTTCATTCTGTCGATATATCCGATTACCTCTGTCATGTCCGATTACCTCTCATCCCATCGTCCGTATCAATAGGTTGCTGCACTTTGCTTCCTTCATCTGCGTTTTAGGAGCGTCTCCTTGCTGCGGGCATGTTGTTCTCTTACGACCCTGCGTTTTGCAGATGCTACAGAATCTACTCCTCTTTGCTCAGGCCTTCATACAGCGTCTTGTCCCTCGTGTTCATAGGCCTCCCTGCAGTCCTCATCTTCAGGGGTGCTCCCAATCACGAAGGAGGTTGCTGTGCCCTGACATCCTGTCGTGTGCGCTGTCAACAGTTACTGCCTGCTCAGCTACCTTGGTGGCTTGCTTATTGGTAGCACGGTCCTCGAGCCCAAGCCCATCCCTGGCATGCTCAAATGGCGTCATCACAACAATGGCTTGCTCGAACAGACTCATCAGTCTTTCATACGCTTCCACACTCACATCTTCGAGCTTAACCAGCTCTAGTGCCTTGACGTACATTCTTGTATGCCTGAATGTTAGCGCGGTGGCACAGAGCTGGTCTCCCTGGTAATGCTGAAGGTGATCTGGCAAAACATCCCTCACATCCCTTGTCCACCTTTTTACAATGTGCCTTTCTGGTATCTCTGTCATGCCACGATAGTCCATAATCTGTCTCATGCAAAACAAATAGTATAGGTTAGCTCCCAGGATTGGGCTAATGATCAGCTTCACAATTTCTGTACTTGTGCACACCTTAAGAACATGACAGCATAACATGCCCATATGTTCGAACATACCACATTCACATTCAGATTCTGCTCAATTGTCAATCATCTTCACCAGGAAAACAACCCTGCTCCATTTCTCCCTTCTTTTCAGGCCGAGTGTGTGTTGCCCTGTATAATTCATTGTTCTCAGCCTGTTCGACCCGATACCCACCCAACTAGTACAAAATTTGGCCGAATTGCTCGCCCGAGTGTACACCTTGCTGGCATGTATTTCAATTGACGAGTTCGTTTTGAGGACGTCGCCACCCTGAATGTGAAACGGTTTTTGTCAGCTCACTCATTCAAGACTAGACTCTTCGTCACAGAACAGTTTTAACTTACAATCTTGGTTCTTTTCTCCTCGTAGCTCTCATCGGACTGGCGATCAAACTACAACCTCATGTACACCCGCACCTGTTCTCATGCAAAGGTTTCCCCTAGACAAACCAACGAGAATATTTGTCAGCACGGTACATCTTAAATTCAGCTCAGCAACTTACATATCTTAGGCTGAACTCCCTACCGAGCGTCCACAAACAATTTCCTGCATTGTCTTCCACTTCTCAGGATTGAGCCGGCTCTTTCCATATCTGATACTCCATCCATCCCAAAATGTAAGATCATTTTTAACACTTTTACACTATCATATGACAAAAATGATAAAAAATGATCTTACATTTTGGGACGGAGTGAGTATCAATCTGTGCTCCCAGGAATACAAATTGTAGCAGTGGTATGCCTTTGTCAGTGAGTTGAAGGTGTTGCCCAGCTCCAGCTTGATCACTTCTTCGCCATCCCTCTCTGCA
Protein-coding regions in this window:
- the LOC141038821 gene encoding protein synthesis inhibitor I-like: MDWEEAATLQVEAVAAAAVDLSPVEAVAAAEEVEADTSVNRSIVNNQRLTPIAKLLITLVGVVIAFQPASAIKIPESINGVPLIGMEADLEDYARLAREGRRVAKMRSPFTMSREGLPVLENQTGVAKPPPAWLYNKIVNGHDQVVFLIRSDNLYIGGYINPQGIIHSFAEYSSMLPGSISLGIGGSYRDLVGRRSNLANLDLGKRAMKRALKILSRYKHGVSDFFQMTTSLARYSVVLCEAQRFTEIHESLLDKWNSRTGYYIQRPKELLVSWASLSCGVLEKWKPTLKYGKTYYYETLWNYDNVRFKLRTSKTGAPYLLRLLIKGKRCQDSIMGWGHRP